DNA from Triplophysa dalaica isolate WHDGS20190420 chromosome 21, ASM1584641v1, whole genome shotgun sequence:
TCTCTGCCCGGAACTGTAAGCGTCACGAGTCtgtcaaaaacacaaaccaaatcCACTTACAGGCCTTCTCATTATTATGTCATGTAGACCAAATCTGATCTGGATTTTACACAAATTTACTACACAGAGCTCTAATAATTCCCCGTTTAATATTTAACATGTGAATGACCCTCAAAAAGACATATAGtattaacacacatacacctgcaACACATTCATGtccagacacaaacacacgtgcgCTAATACTTACAGCGGCCGAATAGACGGCAGCAGCAATACCCAGAGGTAAACAGCAGAACAGCAGAGTAAAGACGGAGTAACACATGTAATCTGGTTTTGGATTGATCGGTGGCGTTGGGGTCGACAACGGCGTGGGCTGAACAGTGATCCCTGGATGACCTGGAAGTTGTCCCTGATGATACGCTGATGGATATGGAGCCGTGGGCTGAACAGGGATCCCGAGATGACCTGGATGTTGTCCCTGATGATACGCTGATGGGTACGGAAAAGGAGGGCCTCCCGGGGCTCTGTTGTGCTGGGCCGGATACCCGTATGGTGCCGGATAACTCCCTGGAGGAAGATATCTCACATTAGGGTACGCAGGGTACTCCTGGTACGGTGGTGGATGAAATTGTCGTATTCCTGATTTCTCGAATGCATTCTGGTCACTCGGAGGTCTGTTAACTATGTTGATAGGATCTATTCTTCCAATTGATGGACCTTGATTGTACATGTTTTGAGTGAGAAGTCGAGATAATGTGATCTCAGTAGTGTTTAGTGCCCCGCTGAGTCCTCACTGTGATCTGTTTGATCTGTTACCGTAAAGCTCTTCTCTGTCTTGTACTTTGGACTTTTATGATGAAGAATGGGCGGTGGTTTGGGTCTTGAAAAGATCAGCATAGATCCAGTCTGATATTATCTGAGTTTAAAACAGATGGGTCACGTATCTGTACTGATATGTATAACtgaatgaaagtaaatgtaCCTATGAAGAGTTTGTCTAAAATGTAGCAAATTTTCTGTGtgcataatattaaaatatgtacggtttgatacaaaaatgttttggtgcTTAAATCTAATCAAAAATCATCCCTTGGATTTCCCAATTAACTTCATGAattataaaattgttaaaaagaaAACGCTTATTGTGcattagcagatgcttttatgatGTAACCTATGCTAATATACATAATAACACACCATCTCTAAAATATATtgatccatttatttttgtttgtattcaaaaacatgataaaaaattatttcaaaataaatccaCGTTTAGCGTTTTTACAAGAGAATACATGGCATTCACAGAAAATATGTTActtacagta
Protein-coding regions in this window:
- the LOC130410371 gene encoding annexin A7-like, with translation MYNQGPSIGRIDPINIVNRPPSDQNAFEKSGIRQFHPPPYQEYPAYPNVRYLPPGSYPAPYGYPAQHNRAPGGPPFPYPSAYHQGQHPGHLGIPVQPTAPYPSAYHQGQLPGHPGITVQPTPLSTPTPPINPKPDYMCYSVFTLLFCCLPLGIAAAVYSAATRDAYSSGQREAAERSSRTALILNNTALGFGITVYVVAILCFFLINRNIW